In Kordiimonas sp. SCSIO 12610, the following are encoded in one genomic region:
- the rpe gene encoding ribulose-phosphate 3-epimerase, which yields MQHTIKIAPSILSADFARLGEEIKAIDAAGADYIHIDVMDGHYVPNITIGPDVVKAIRPYTDKTFDVHLMVAPVDPYIEAFADAGANIITVHAEAGHHTHRTVQAIRATGKKAGISLNPSTPENVLEYLYEDLDLILVMSVNPGFGGQSFISNQLRKLEAIRKRIDQLGLDIELEVDGGVNFETAPQVIAAGATVLVAGSATFKGGETAYANNIKTLRGDG from the coding sequence ATGCAACACACTATAAAAATCGCCCCTTCAATCCTGTCCGCTGATTTCGCGCGACTCGGTGAAGAAATTAAAGCCATCGACGCCGCTGGCGCTGACTATATCCATATTGATGTTATGGACGGTCATTACGTACCGAACATTACAATTGGCCCTGATGTAGTTAAGGCAATCCGTCCTTACACGGACAAAACCTTTGATGTTCACTTGATGGTTGCACCTGTCGACCCTTACATCGAAGCCTTTGCTGATGCGGGTGCCAATATCATTACTGTACACGCAGAAGCAGGGCACCACACACACAGAACTGTTCAAGCCATCAGGGCGACGGGTAAAAAGGCAGGCATATCCCTAAACCCATCAACGCCTGAAAATGTCCTTGAATATCTGTATGAGGATTTGGATTTGATCCTGGTTATGTCCGTAAACCCCGGATTTGGTGGTCAGTCGTTTATTTCAAACCAATTGCGTAAGCTTGAAGCGATTCGTAAGCGTATTGATCAATTGGGCTTAGATATCGAACTAGAAGTTGACGGCGGTGTTAATTTTGAAACGGCGCCTCAAGTTATTGCGGCAGGGGCAACCGTTCTGGTCGCGGGTAGTGCGACATTCAAAGGCGGTGAAACCGCATATGCTAATAACATCAAAACCCTAAGAGGCGATGGATAA
- a CDS encoding RsmB/NOP family class I SAM-dependent RNA methyltransferase, translating to MKTENQNKPSEANLTGIAARETAVRVLMAVSLKNRPLEIAFDDMASEAKLDSRDRAFALNIVMLSLRRYGSLNYIASKLLDRGLPQNATWTKAAIVIGLAQILFMRAADFAAAHQMVELIKRLPGKEKGFSGLVNAVLRRAVREKDKLLDIIDNDPNQDLPKWLRDRWTKTYGADATKKLAMALRNEPMLDISVKNPAEIEAIAESIDAQAMPTGSLRRSFTDVKKLEGYDEGKWWVQDLSASLPAKLFPDLKGKHVLDMCAAPGGKTMQLGSLGANVTAIDRSKNRLRRLQDNLDRTKLSADIFTADAASYSPKKPVDHILLDAPCSATGTYRRNPDLMIHKSPEDIQKLSSLQARILNHAYSLLPVGGTLIYCVCSIEAEEGIEQINHFLSENPTAERHIITAEDVDGIEEIVTQDGDILCLPHHVADIGGMDGFYISRLTKCK from the coding sequence ATGAAGACAGAAAATCAAAACAAACCCTCTGAAGCAAATCTAACCGGCATAGCAGCACGCGAAACCGCTGTTCGGGTATTGATGGCCGTTTCATTGAAAAACCGCCCGCTCGAGATTGCCTTTGATGATATGGCAAGCGAAGCAAAGCTTGACAGCAGGGACCGTGCCTTTGCCCTAAATATTGTTATGCTCAGCCTGCGCCGATACGGCAGCCTTAACTATATTGCATCAAAGCTGCTTGACCGTGGGCTTCCTCAAAATGCGACATGGACCAAGGCCGCTATTGTTATTGGGTTGGCACAAATTCTTTTTATGCGTGCCGCCGACTTTGCCGCTGCCCATCAAATGGTTGAACTCATCAAACGGCTACCTGGCAAAGAAAAAGGATTTTCTGGCCTTGTAAATGCGGTATTGCGCAGGGCAGTACGTGAAAAAGATAAACTTCTGGACATTATTGATAATGATCCCAATCAAGACCTACCCAAGTGGTTACGTGATCGCTGGACAAAGACATATGGTGCTGACGCAACAAAAAAATTAGCTATGGCACTACGCAATGAACCCATGCTCGATATCAGCGTTAAAAACCCCGCAGAAATCGAGGCAATTGCTGAGAGTATTGACGCCCAAGCTATGCCCACTGGCTCCCTCCGGCGCAGTTTTACGGATGTAAAAAAACTGGAAGGTTATGATGAGGGAAAATGGTGGGTGCAGGATTTATCAGCATCCTTGCCAGCTAAGTTATTTCCCGATTTGAAGGGCAAACATGTTTTGGATATGTGTGCAGCACCCGGCGGGAAAACCATGCAACTTGGCAGCCTTGGCGCAAATGTAACGGCGATAGATCGTTCTAAAAATCGTTTGAGGCGACTTCAGGATAATCTGGACCGCACCAAGCTATCTGCCGATATATTCACGGCAGACGCCGCTAGCTATAGCCCGAAAAAACCAGTTGATCATATTTTGCTAGATGCACCCTGTAGTGCTACAGGGACATACAGGCGTAACCCAGACCTGATGATCCACAAAAGCCCGGAAGACATTCAAAAGCTATCCAGCCTTCAGGCTCGTATCCTCAATCATGCATATAGCCTGTTACCTGTGGGTGGAACGTTGATCTATTGCGTATGCTCAATCGAAGCAGAAGAAGGCATTGAGCAAATCAATCATTTTCTGAGCGAAAACCCAACTGCCGAACGCCATATCATTACTGCTGAAGATGTTGATGGAATTGAAGAAATTGTCACCCAAGATGGTGATATTTTGTGCCTGCCACATCATGTAGCAGACATTGGCGGAATGGACGGGTTCTACATTTCACGACTTACAAAATGTAAATAG
- a CDS encoding MFS transporter: protein MNEVNANNTIQAGLRAYFEKPVFATFLLGISQGFPLTLVISLSGFWLARYGVDKKTIGLLALATTPYVLKPLWAPIIDRLELGVLARIVGHRRIWMFLIQGMLAIAILCLSFLRPDQQIETVAFLIVLIGFLSASQDIVIDAYRIEIVDDSRQGYGAAMVVFGYRAGNLLAGYGVLKIADAYGWNLALSLLIFLLIPGVIAALWVGEPEKKAGNFIADEKDKAANYSKTALWVYEAVILPFKEFMRRDNWYLILLFIVFFKAGDAIAAIMTAPLIVELGFSDSEIADANKLVGAAALWIGIGLGSWLYFAAGAFRALFITGVLMMVTNLAFAWLALVGHDVYALAFTIGAENFATGLGNTVTVAYFGSLCNVSFTATQYALLSSLASLARSFIGSSGGYIAEATGWVDFFIYSTFAAVPGLILLGILWKLDIRAQKE from the coding sequence ATGAATGAAGTAAACGCAAATAATACGATACAAGCTGGCTTAAGAGCATATTTTGAAAAGCCGGTTTTTGCGACATTCCTTCTGGGTATTTCCCAAGGGTTTCCATTAACGTTAGTGATAAGCTTATCCGGGTTTTGGCTCGCGCGTTACGGCGTTGATAAAAAAACGATTGGGCTGTTGGCGCTTGCAACAACACCCTATGTCCTGAAGCCTTTGTGGGCCCCGATAATTGACCGGCTAGAATTGGGTGTGTTGGCCCGAATTGTCGGGCACCGCCGGATCTGGATGTTCTTAATTCAAGGGATGCTGGCAATTGCCATTTTGTGCTTGTCGTTTTTGCGACCAGACCAGCAGATAGAAACAGTTGCTTTCCTTATCGTCCTTATAGGGTTTCTGTCTGCTAGCCAGGATATTGTGATCGACGCGTACCGTATTGAAATTGTTGATGACTCCCGACAAGGGTACGGTGCTGCGATGGTGGTGTTTGGGTACCGAGCCGGTAATTTATTAGCGGGTTATGGTGTTTTAAAAATCGCAGATGCTTATGGGTGGAATTTGGCGTTATCATTGCTGATCTTTCTTCTGATCCCGGGTGTAATAGCCGCCTTATGGGTTGGTGAGCCAGAGAAAAAAGCAGGTAACTTTATTGCCGACGAAAAAGACAAAGCGGCTAATTATAGCAAAACAGCTTTGTGGGTATACGAAGCTGTTATCCTTCCATTTAAGGAATTTATGCGGCGGGATAACTGGTATCTCATTTTACTGTTTATTGTTTTCTTCAAGGCGGGTGATGCGATTGCCGCTATTATGACGGCACCTCTAATTGTTGAATTGGGGTTCAGCGATTCTGAAATTGCTGACGCCAATAAACTGGTAGGGGCAGCGGCGTTATGGATAGGTATCGGGTTAGGTAGTTGGTTATATTTTGCAGCAGGTGCGTTCAGAGCGCTTTTTATCACTGGCGTCTTGATGATGGTGACGAATTTGGCCTTTGCCTGGTTAGCTCTTGTTGGTCACGATGTGTATGCGCTGGCGTTTACAATAGGCGCTGAAAATTTTGCAACAGGCTTGGGAAATACGGTCACAGTGGCATATTTTGGTAGCCTGTGTAATGTTTCTTTCACAGCTACTCAGTATGCACTCTTGAGTTCGCTCGCGAGCCTTGCACGGTCCTTCATAGGATCTTCGGGTGGATATATCGCCGAAGCGACGGGCTGGGTTGATTTCTTTATTTACTCAACATTTGCTGCGGTGCCCGGCCTGATTTTGCTGGGAATATTATGGAAGCTGGATATTCGCGCCCAAAAAGAGTAA
- a CDS encoding GNAT family N-acetyltransferase, with amino-acid sequence MKKYALIRPRVAAAQAMAGAPTYVRQGSIEVRLARSFKEIKLAQKLRYDIFYNEMEAKPDWRMRMTKRDIDPYDSVCDHLLVIDHDLPKGKRIVGTYRLLRQEIADQHSGFYSSGEYDLSPLNSDSFKEHMGAGRQLLELGRSCVHPNYRANSTINMLWKGIAEYLKEHNIAYMFGCASFEGVDPAEFKEALAYLYHNHLVADDFKVRALEDQFVDMNTMATDDVDARKARRALPPLIKGYLRLGCFIGDGAVVDEQFGTTDVFILLPVERIAKRYSKHYDVGTQANDSDAGIAAVQ; translated from the coding sequence ATGAAAAAATACGCTCTTATTCGCCCGCGCGTTGCCGCGGCACAAGCTATGGCAGGTGCACCGACCTATGTTCGTCAGGGCAGCATCGAGGTTCGTCTTGCACGTTCATTCAAGGAAATCAAACTGGCGCAGAAACTGCGCTATGATATTTTCTACAATGAAATGGAAGCAAAACCTGATTGGCGTATGCGCATGACCAAGCGTGATATCGATCCATACGATTCCGTTTGTGACCATTTGCTTGTGATTGACCATGACCTTCCAAAAGGTAAGCGAATTGTTGGTACTTACCGCCTATTGCGTCAGGAAATTGCGGATCAACATAGCGGGTTCTACTCGTCTGGTGAATATGATCTCTCTCCTTTGAATAGTGATAGTTTCAAGGAGCATATGGGTGCTGGTCGTCAGTTGTTGGAGCTTGGCCGAAGCTGTGTGCATCCAAATTACCGCGCCAATTCTACGATTAATATGCTTTGGAAGGGTATCGCTGAATACCTGAAAGAGCACAATATTGCCTATATGTTTGGTTGTGCGAGCTTTGAAGGCGTAGACCCAGCCGAGTTCAAGGAAGCATTGGCATACCTATATCATAATCACCTTGTGGCTGATGACTTTAAGGTTCGGGCACTTGAAGATCAGTTTGTTGACATGAATACGATGGCAACCGATGATGTCGATGCTCGTAAGGCCCGCCGTGCTTTACCCCCTCTTATTAAGGGGTACCTGCGGCTTGGGTGCTTTATTGGTGACGGCGCGGTTGTTGACGAGCAGTTTGGAACAACTGACGTATTTATCCTATTGCCTGTTGAGCGTATCGCGAAGCGCTACTCCAAACATTATGATGTGGGGACGCAGGCGAATGATAGTGACGCCGGGATCGCTGCGGTTCAGTAA
- a CDS encoding DUF938 domain-containing protein, which yields MANFFNPDDMGDKRLHAPATARNRDILKDVFQKHIPNTGVLLEIASGTGEHAYHIAPSLGQVVWQPTDIEENHLLSIDAWRDHALSANRSETINIRPAQKLNILDEKIPLLYDSDLTAICAINLIHIAPFSVTEALIRHAGTALKQDGILFLYGPYKQNSEHTSQSNADFDQSLKSRNPSWGVRDMETITELAMAEGFNAPEIIPMPANNFSLVFKKS from the coding sequence ATGGCAAACTTCTTTAATCCTGACGATATGGGTGATAAACGCCTGCATGCCCCTGCAACTGCGCGAAACCGGGATATCCTTAAAGACGTTTTCCAAAAGCATATACCTAACACAGGTGTTTTGCTCGAAATTGCAAGCGGTACGGGTGAACATGCCTATCATATTGCACCGTCATTAGGTCAGGTTGTCTGGCAACCGACTGACATTGAAGAAAATCACCTTCTTAGTATTGATGCATGGCGTGACCACGCTTTATCAGCAAATAGATCAGAAACGATCAACATCCGACCAGCACAAAAACTTAATATTCTGGATGAGAAAATCCCGCTCTTATATGACAGTGACTTAACGGCAATCTGTGCGATTAACTTAATTCACATCGCGCCTTTCAGTGTTACAGAGGCGCTTATCAGGCATGCAGGAACAGCCTTAAAGCAGGATGGTATTCTGTTTTTATACGGGCCATACAAACAGAACAGCGAACATACATCACAGTCAAATGCTGATTTTGACCAATCCTTAAAGTCACGCAACCCATCATGGGGGGTACGGGATATGGAAACCATTACCGAATTGGCCATGGCAGAAGGCTTCAATGCACCAGAAATCATTCCGATGCCCGCAAATAATTTTTCACTTGTTTTTAAGAAGAGCTAA
- a CDS encoding DUF6460 domain-containing protein, with the protein MASKRIDAGTIIKLALWSLAVGFVLYQFKASPGDIYGWIANKIAGLWSWLVGSGLEYMMLGAAIVVPIFLISHFRGRSKS; encoded by the coding sequence ATGGCATCTAAACGTATTGACGCTGGCACAATTATTAAACTTGCTCTGTGGAGCCTGGCGGTTGGTTTTGTTCTTTATCAATTTAAGGCAAGCCCGGGCGATATATATGGGTGGATTGCGAACAAGATAGCCGGTTTGTGGTCATGGCTTGTTGGCTCAGGGCTTGAATACATGATGCTTGGGGCTGCGATTGTTGTTCCTATCTTCCTGATCTCCCACTTTCGTGGGCGCAGCAAAAGCTAA
- a CDS encoding EI24 domain-containing protein: MLVTAFNRTWAQLLHPKFRTVFFIGIISAILVLGSLIYSLYEFWPKEYQTGFEWIDTGGFTMLATLASYVLFPPIATTVMSLMADQIADAVEDEYYPHRKATRRVPISEAIVSGLKLTLILIVVNIIAIIPYLILFALTAGVGTLLLFLTINGFLLGREYYEMVGMRHMTRRPLHIFRKENSGTIFITGFAIAGMFTIPFLNLLAPIVGAALMTHIFQFLAEDKNLNLKKETI, encoded by the coding sequence ATGCTTGTCACGGCTTTCAATCGGACATGGGCGCAGTTACTGCATCCAAAATTCAGAACCGTTTTTTTTATCGGGATTATCTCGGCAATTCTTGTTTTGGGATCTTTGATTTATTCTTTATATGAATTTTGGCCAAAGGAATATCAAACCGGTTTTGAATGGATAGATACAGGTGGTTTTACGATGCTTGCAACCCTTGCCAGCTATGTCCTGTTCCCACCCATTGCAACAACCGTAATGTCCTTAATGGCGGACCAAATCGCTGACGCCGTCGAAGATGAATATTACCCCCACCGTAAGGCAACCCGGCGTGTTCCGATTTCAGAGGCGATAGTTTCCGGCCTAAAGCTGACGCTGATATTAATCGTTGTGAATATCATTGCTATTATCCCCTATCTTATCCTTTTTGCCCTGACCGCAGGTGTGGGAACCTTATTATTATTTCTTACGATTAACGGGTTTCTGTTAGGCCGTGAATATTATGAAATGGTCGGTATGCGCCATATGACACGTAGACCCCTTCATATATTTCGCAAAGAAAATAGCGGCACAATTTTTATCACCGGATTTGCAATTGCCGGCATGTTCACAATTCCATTTTTGAATTTACTTGCGCCTATTGTTGGTGCAGCTTTAATGACACATATATTCCAGTTTCTTGCTGAAGACAAAAACCTGAACCTTAAAAAGGAAACAATCTGA
- a CDS encoding adenosine kinase codes for MAANTTNLSEKAKSGVLCIGNAIVDIIARVDDAFLAKHDRIKGSMMLVDADTSASIYADMPPAVEHSGGSAGNTAAGIASFGGDVAYIGKVHDDQLGAVFTHDIRAIGVSFDTKPLTEGLPTATSMILVTPDAERTMSTFLGACGQLTVDDIDEATVAGAEVTYFEGYMWDTDNQKAAILKAMDYAHASGGLVSISLSDSFCVDRFRAEFLELIRDRVDILFANEDEIKSLYEVDSFDEALELLRPHVKVGALTRSAKGSVVVAGNETIVVEAEAADVFDTTGAGDMYAAGFLYGYTNGRSLENCGKLGSLAAAEVISHLGARPEVSLHSLAIEKSL; via the coding sequence ATGGCCGCAAATACAACAAATTTATCAGAAAAAGCCAAGTCTGGTGTTTTATGTATTGGAAACGCAATTGTTGATATTATTGCGCGTGTTGATGATGCATTTCTTGCGAAGCATGACCGAATTAAAGGGTCAATGATGCTGGTTGATGCTGACACATCAGCAAGTATTTATGCCGATATGCCACCGGCTGTGGAGCATTCTGGTGGGTCTGCGGGCAATACAGCTGCAGGTATCGCATCCTTTGGTGGTGATGTGGCCTATATTGGTAAAGTTCATGATGATCAGTTGGGTGCGGTGTTCACCCACGATATTCGTGCAATTGGTGTTTCGTTTGATACCAAGCCATTGACCGAGGGTCTTCCTACAGCAACGAGCATGATTTTGGTAACCCCTGACGCTGAACGCACAATGAGTACGTTTTTGGGTGCCTGCGGGCAGTTAACGGTGGACGATATCGATGAAGCAACCGTTGCTGGTGCAGAGGTTACATATTTCGAAGGCTATATGTGGGATACGGATAACCAGAAAGCTGCGATTTTAAAGGCGATGGACTATGCTCATGCAAGCGGTGGCCTGGTTTCCATTTCGTTGTCGGATAGTTTTTGCGTTGACCGTTTCAGGGCTGAATTTCTGGAATTGATCCGTGATCGTGTCGATATATTATTTGCCAATGAAGACGAAATTAAATCGCTTTATGAGGTCGATAGTTTTGATGAGGCATTGGAGTTACTGCGCCCGCACGTAAAGGTTGGTGCCTTAACCAGAAGTGCCAAGGGATCTGTTGTTGTCGCAGGCAATGAGACAATAGTGGTGGAAGCCGAAGCAGCAGACGTTTTTGATACCACAGGGGCGGGCGATATGTATGCCGCAGGCTTTTTGTATGGTTACACAAATGGAAGGTCGTTAGAGAATTGCGGTAAATTAGGAAGTCTCGCTGCGGCGGAAGTTATATCGCATTTGGGCGCACGCCCTGAGGTTAGCCTTCATTCGCTTGCTATAGAGAAAAGCCTGTAG
- the htpX gene encoding zinc metalloprotease HtpX, with protein sequence MNLFRTALLMAAMTALFLGVGFLLGGSGGIVIAFFIAGAMNIFAYWNSDKMVLKMHGARPVDARSAPELHQMVERLSYQANLPVPKIYIIESNQPNAFATGRNPENAAVAATTGLLERLNYSEIEGVMAHELAHIKNRDTLTMTITATIAGAISMLANFALFFGDNRNNPLGIIGTLLVMFLAPVAAMLVQMAISRAREYEADKTGAEICGNPQGLANALRKLHDGASRTQNARAENNPATAHLFIVNPLKGKSIDSLFSTHPNMEERIRRLNQMKGKHTYSNADYDPIKAKYKRPQEAPRQGTFGTSGIPNSGQTTAPKTSNKKKPKNPWA encoded by the coding sequence ATGAACCTATTCCGCACCGCTCTTTTAATGGCTGCCATGACGGCTTTATTTTTAGGCGTTGGATTTCTGTTGGGTGGGTCCGGTGGGATTGTCATCGCATTTTTCATTGCCGGTGCGATGAATATATTCGCCTATTGGAACTCAGACAAAATGGTTCTGAAAATGCACGGCGCTCGCCCGGTTGACGCAAGATCCGCTCCCGAACTGCACCAAATGGTCGAACGACTTTCTTATCAGGCTAACCTGCCGGTTCCGAAAATATATATTATTGAGAGCAACCAACCCAATGCGTTCGCGACGGGACGAAACCCTGAAAATGCTGCAGTTGCAGCAACAACGGGCCTATTAGAGCGTTTGAATTACAGCGAAATTGAGGGGGTTATGGCCCATGAGTTAGCTCATATCAAAAACCGCGATACACTAACAATGACGATCACGGCCACAATCGCCGGTGCCATATCAATGTTAGCGAATTTCGCCCTATTCTTTGGTGACAATAGAAACAATCCACTTGGTATTATCGGAACGTTGTTGGTTATGTTTTTGGCCCCTGTGGCAGCAATGCTCGTGCAAATGGCAATTTCCAGAGCACGTGAATATGAAGCAGATAAAACAGGCGCTGAAATTTGCGGAAACCCTCAAGGCCTCGCCAATGCGCTCAGGAAATTACATGACGGCGCCAGTAGAACCCAAAACGCACGCGCAGAAAATAATCCTGCAACCGCCCATTTATTTATCGTCAATCCACTAAAAGGAAAATCGATCGATAGCCTGTTCTCTACCCACCCAAATATGGAAGAACGCATCCGACGGCTGAACCAAATGAAGGGAAAACATACATACTCAAACGCTGACTATGATCCAATCAAGGCAAAATATAAAAGACCGCAGGAAGCACCTCGCCAGGGCACGTTTGGCACTTCAGGCATACCTAATAGCGGTCAAACTACAGCGCCGAAAACATCAAACAAAAAAAAGCCCAAGAATCCTTGGGCTTAA
- a CDS encoding CPBP family intramembrane glutamic endopeptidase: MALASRDKTIRLVLVFSLLTGLFALLPYYLTIELGLRRYYVALLMWTPALGAFATCKIYKIRISDLGWKWPSLSFNLWAYVLPAIYGIIAYGIIWISGFGGLFDHGFIKELGSLFALYGWSKSSTLIFGIIMLSTVGMLWNLITSLGEEIGWRGFLTPVLMERFSFPATSIITGLLWSLWHIPLILYTNYNAGPYDLHIQLINFTLGYIGLSFIMTYLRVRSASVWPATVLHAAHNTFILYILQPMTVKYEGTAFYAGEFGIVMPMVLLILAGFVWYRYNQKSQSV; the protein is encoded by the coding sequence ATGGCATTAGCGTCCAGAGATAAAACCATTCGTTTGGTGCTCGTTTTTTCCTTGCTGACAGGTCTGTTTGCATTGTTACCCTATTATCTAACGATTGAGCTTGGCCTGAGGCGCTATTATGTGGCGCTCTTGATGTGGACGCCTGCTTTAGGCGCTTTCGCCACATGCAAGATTTATAAGATTAGAATTTCTGACCTTGGATGGAAATGGCCATCCCTTTCCTTTAATTTGTGGGCTTATGTGTTACCTGCAATTTATGGAATAATCGCATATGGGATTATCTGGATCAGCGGGTTTGGTGGCTTATTTGATCATGGTTTTATCAAAGAACTGGGTAGCCTGTTTGCGCTTTATGGTTGGAGTAAATCATCAACCCTGATTTTTGGCATCATTATGCTAAGCACCGTTGGTATGTTATGGAATCTCATCACCTCGCTAGGGGAAGAAATTGGTTGGAGGGGATTTTTAACACCTGTTTTGATGGAACGGTTTTCTTTCCCGGCCACGTCGATCATTACTGGCTTACTTTGGTCACTGTGGCATATCCCTTTGATTTTATATACAAATTATAATGCTGGACCATATGATCTGCATATACAGTTGATTAATTTTACCCTTGGGTACATTGGCCTGTCATTTATCATGACATACCTGCGTGTGCGTTCTGCAAGCGTCTGGCCTGCGACAGTCTTACATGCTGCGCATAACACCTTTATTCTCTATATCTTGCAGCCGATGACCGTAAAATATGAAGGCACTGCGTTTTATGCCGGAGAGTTCGGGATTGTAATGCCAATGGTGCTGTTGATTTTAGCGGGATTTGTCTGGTATCGTTACAATCAGAAATCACAATCTGTATAA
- a CDS encoding DUF1674 domain-containing protein, giving the protein MSDTEKEAGFEAEAGDKADSKEKNTKLPKEIGGREGPEPTRYGDWENNGIISDF; this is encoded by the coding sequence TTGTCTGATACTGAAAAAGAAGCTGGTTTTGAAGCTGAAGCAGGCGATAAGGCTGACAGCAAAGAAAAGAATACCAAACTACCTAAAGAGATTGGAGGGCGTGAGGGCCCGGAACCAACCCGTTATGGGGATTGGGAAAATAATGGAATAATTTCCGATTTTTAA